CCGCCGAAACAAGGTTGGCTACAAAACCGTGCAGCCAGCCCAACAGCGCCACCTTGCAGGGCATACCGGCTATCCAGCAGGCCATCGCCGAGGCCAGGGGCGAGACCAGTTCCACCCCCCTTGCCTTCAGACCCGCCTGCCAGGCGGCCAATCCCTCGTCCTTCCAGCACTCGGCCACGGTGGCGGCAAAAGCCTCGCCCTGCTGCGACGACTCCAAGGCCAGCTCCGAGCTACCCCGCAGCACGGCCGCCAGCTCCACGACCTCGGCGAGCGCGCCGTCTTCAAGGCCGCCGCGCGAAGCCGCCTGCCAGGCTGCGGTGAACAACACCGCGTCGTTCCATCCCGAACCGTGGGCCACCACCACCCGCAACCATTCACCCAGTGTGTCGGCGTCGTTCAGCAGGCCCTGCTCGATGGCAAACTCCAAGCCGTGCGAGTAGGAGAACCCGCCCGTAGGAAAGGCCGGAGAGTTCCAGGCCATGAGCCGGTACAGCGTCGCGTCATCAGTGATCATGGCTGCCTTCGCCTGCGTGCGAATGATAGGCGCCCGTCTCAGCGTCGAACGGTCTGCGACAGACCCGCAGCGTGGCGCCCAGGCCTTCGAGCATGCCCTCGATGACGTGGTCCCGGCCTATGAAGAAGCGTTGGCCGTCGAGCTGGGCCGGTACGTGACGATTGCCCACGTGCCAGGCGAGCCTGAGCAGGCTGCCCTCGTCGGCAGCGCTCACTTCCACCAACTCCTCGGCAGCCGCGACAACCCGCAGCCAACTTCCGTCGTCGAGTCGCAGCAGGTCGCCGTCGCGCATGGCCACGACGCGGTCGAGATCCAGCAGCAGGTCGCGCCCGGCGCTGGTAACAAGTCGCAAGCGCCGACGGTGCCTGTCATGAAAATTCAGCTCGATTTCATCGCCCACCTGCTGATCCGCCCGCTCGTGGGCCGGCAGGTGCTCTACCGCCCTGGCCGTGGCGCGATCGGAAACGTCGGCTGTTGTGCTCACTGGCATAGCGTCGGTGCTCAGTAGAGAAAGTACCTTTGCGCCATGGGCAGCTCGGTGGCGGGTTCACAGGTCAGCAGCTCGCCGTCGGCCCTGACCTCGTAAGTTTCGGGGTCGACTTCCAGCTCGGGCATGGCGTCGTTGAGCAGCATATCCTTCTTGCCGATATCGCGAGTGTTGCTGACCGCAAGCAGTTGGCGCGCCAGCCCCAGCGACTCGCCGAGCCCGGCATCCAGCGCCGCGCGGCTGACGAAGCTCACCGAGCTTTCGGTCAGCGCCCGCCCAAGCGCGCCGAACATCGGACGGTGGTACTCCGGCTGCGGGGTAGGAATGCTCGCGTTGGGGTCGCCCATCACCGCCGACGAGATGCTGCCCGACTTGATGATCAGCGCCGGCTTCACGCCAAAGAACGCGGGGTCCCACAGCACGAGGTCGGCCAGGCGCCCGACCTCGACCGAACCCACGTGATCGGAGATGCCGTGGGTGATGGCCGGGTTGACGGTGTACTTGGCCACGTAACGCCGCGCCCTCAGGTTGTCGTTGTCGCCCTTCTCGCCGGGCAGGGCGCCGAACTGGCGCTTCATCTTGTCGGCAGTCTGCCAGGTGCGGGTTATGACTTCGCCCACGCGGCCCATGGCCTGGCTGTCAGAGGCTATCATCGAGAACGCGCCGCGGTCGTGCAGTATGTCCTCGGCGGCTATGGTCTCGCGGCGTATGCGACTCTCGGCAAACGCCACGTCCTCGGGAATGTTGCGATCGAGGTGATGGCAGACCATGAGCATGTCGA
This genomic stretch from Candidatus Binatota bacterium harbors:
- a CDS encoding urease accessory protein UreF, producing MITDDATLYRLMAWNSPAFPTGGFSYSHGLEFAIEQGLLNDADTLGEWLRVVVAHGSGWNDAVLFTAAWQAASRGGLEDGALAEVVELAAVLRGSSELALESSQQGEAFAATVAECWKDEGLAAWQAGLKARGVELVSPLASAMACWIAGMPCKVALLGWLHGFVANLVSAGVRLVPLGQAGGQRVLKSLETTVIETRDRALASTLDELGSASPVVDWASACHETQYTRLFRS
- a CDS encoding urease accessory protein UreE, which codes for MPVSTTADVSDRATARAVEHLPAHERADQQVGDEIELNFHDRHRRRLRLVTSAGRDLLLDLDRVVAMRDGDLLRLDDGSWLRVVAAAEELVEVSAADEGSLLRLAWHVGNRHVPAQLDGQRFFIGRDHVIEGMLEGLGATLRVCRRPFDAETGAYHSHAGEGSHDH